DNA sequence from the Denticeps clupeoides unplaced genomic scaffold, fDenClu1.1, whole genome shotgun sequence genome:
TTGTACATAAACGTTCTCCCTTCACCGTGCCGCTGTAAGAGCAGTGTTAAAAACTGTTCTGCAACCAGCCACAGGGGGCGCTAGGCCTGAGGTGGTTTCACTTTGTCGAGATGGCATCCCACggttgtttagttttttttcacagtcaGTTGTGTTTGGGAGATCTGCAGCGAAACAATTGCAGAATCTGTCAGTGAGCGTACGTCTGCCTTCCCATTGGTGGTCTCCTCAATTGCAGATGAACCCTCCAACCACTGCTTCATTTGACAAGCGGTCATTTCGCCTCGTTGTAAATTTAGGTGACGTTCCTTGTCATTATTGGCCACATCAGTCGTAGACTTTTGCCAtgtgtttgcacacacacacacacacacacatactgatgTCTGAAACAGAGGAATGTTCTAGTGTGTGACATGTTCTCTATGTGCCCACAGAGTCCAACATCCACCTCACCCATGAAGAAGCAGGACAAGGAGTCCAGAACAACGGTGAGTCGACCAGGCACGGCccctttcaaacacacacacgaatggccaaaagctgatcttatcagtctctgagtgtccagggaTCTACAACAAATGTTGTACTTTTAtgcaatacaaaataaattaataaagtgaccacaggagcttggactAGTCTGCTCGGTTCATCTGATTGGTGgagagtcgatctgcatcaggagtACACAGGAGTACAAGACCCATGGAgccactgataatcgtaatcgaatcaatATCAAGAgacagtgaaggttcacacctctagtgttTCCCCATAAATATCTTGACTATCAATCTTATCATAGTTCGGTATGTTTGTTATCAATCATATTTTCCTGGATTAAACCTATCTGAAGGAGCATTGTGGAGCAGAGCTGTGTGGAGCTCTGAACGGCCTGTAGGGGGCTGAGAGAGGGAAGCTGCTTTCTGTCATACCCTGTACAAGGTGTCAGATCCGGTGGTCCACCTGGCAGAGGGGAGTCTCCTTCACTACGAACGAAATGTAACAATACTACAAAACTCACATGAACAGATACCCCATGGGGTATAGTGTTCCCATCTGTGCTCCAGACAGGACAGATTTTCACTCCCATTCTCATGGGAGCCGCATGGGTCTCCCATCTGCCTGTCTGGCGGCAGATGCATGGTTGGTCTCTCTTTAACCTGTGATTCCAGCTCTGAGCAAATGTTGTGTTGGTCACTAAGTGTTTTTTACATAATATGCTCAGATTTTTCTGGATATGttcataaacaaacaacagTTCAGGTGTGATCGGCagctctgcatttttttttttaaatcttgtgtGAAGTGAAGCCATCACGCTGTTCCACACGACAAGGCCTCCCCAGGGCAACTTCGAAACTGCCTGAGTCACGGACAATCTGGAGCTGCAGCTAACAGGCCGAGGAATGCTGAAGACTGGCCGCAATGAGATAATGCCGCCGACCATGCAGCCCAGTTGGTGTTAACTTGCCAAACCCAGGCGCTGGCATTCACTGCCCTACCTTCCAGGCATAAATGGTGTCATCATCAACTCACTGCCAAATGCACTCAACTGTCATCTTGAGATTTTTGTTGATTAAAGTTTGTTTAGAGAAGGCTTTTACAGACAGGCCCCGAAGTAGGAACTGCTGAATTCAGATTTATTCTCAAATCTGTTCACGTTATTTGTTCAAATGTGGCTGATATCAGATTCCAGTCACATGCACAGGCATAAATAGACAGAGAAGTGTGGTTAGTGTACAGTTAAtaactgtcaggatccggtccgaaatggggttactccagtccgggatccggaccggagtttcactgttgtcctgtgtaatgttccctaatcgttttcacctgtgttaattgtgtaaagctgccctgttcgtttctgttccgtgttcaccagtgtctacgtctcggatgtctcccctgtcttgtgcttcaccaattaaaccccggtttcgtgatgtcaggtgaaagcgtccttcattccacgtcttctcgtcactctccGTCCTGCTCTCTGTTCACCCGcagcgtcatgcccgcatggacgtgacaataaCTGGGTTACCTGCAGGGAACCACCAGTAACAGTTCATTTCAAGGGATGAGAACCAACTTTATAAGaggacaaaaaccaaaaaatgacCATATTTTGATCTATTGTATTAATTTAGCACAaaactgcttctgtgtgttcagtgtcaAGCGAGGCCGGCATGTTCAGTCCGTATTGAAGATGTCGGCTCAAGAGTCAATCATCATAAGCATACATGCACACCTcaacaggccacccagatacttgttgaGTCCTTAGAATCTCCctactggattactgtaactcccttctagcaggtctacctttGAGTGTCATATGACCTCCACGGCTAACGTACAGTAGAGCAGCGCGACTGGTCTTCAACCTTTCCAAATACTCCCACACCACCCcgctgctacgctccctccactggctcccagtagcggCCCGCATCCGATTCAAAATACTGAGATGGAAtggcaccatcctacctcacactgcacctcgcactCTCCGACcttccagtactgctcacccggtccctccaccgctgaaggtacgaggaagacactcatctagactctccACTGTATTCTCTGGTGGAATGaagttcccctcgaggtcagaacagcacaaacGTTTTCAAACGGCACCTTAAGACCTTCCTGTTTAGAGAATACTAACTTTCAAGAAAAAGCAGCCGTCTTCAGCAAGCACCTTATCGGGTGAAATATGCACAATCCGGAGTGTGTCAGTCTACCCTGTATGCTGTTAACGTTCTAGTCACGTGTTCAGGGGGAACGACAGAGCGTGTAGTCAGACAGAAACGGAGACGTTCAGATGGACCTGCCTAACTCGTATCAATGCTATTCATTTGCAGATTAACTGTGTGACGTTCCCACTGTCTATCAGTGTGCTGGAGCAGCCACTACTCAAACCAGATGAGTGGAGCTACTGCGACCACTTCTGGGTATGATGTCACACGCATTCAAACAGCCACTGAGGAGGAGGCACATACATGAGGGCCACGATAATaactatttttattatgtatttgtaGCAAATCGCAACATGAAATTCAGATTATGATGCcgtaaaaaaagaatgcaatttaCGATTGAATAGTGATTTTTATCTGTCCATATTACAGATGTAAtatgagttgtttttttttcattcagacGGACAAAGAGATCCCCAGGGAAATGCGTCCATCTCAGGCTTCGAGGTCCTTCTGCAGAAACAGCTGAAGGGCAAGCAGATGCAGAAGGAGATGGCCGAGTTTGTGCGCGAGAGGTACGGCTCTTCGCCCCATTCGTCTGTTTCCCCAACTCTTTTGATCTACAGGATATCCTCTGCTGAAGTGATGTTACACAACAGCGTATTTAATTCCTCTCTTTTAATGTTATTTCGGTGTGCCATGAAGacgcatacacacgcacacaaactgTTTTACGGACACTTCTCCATTTGTGCTTCTCTGCATCATCAAACACCAGACAATTTCTCATAGCCTAAAAAAGCTTCTTCAGTAAGAGTGGTTTACCCCACATTTCAGCAAGCCTGGTAACCCTGACCCAGGGCTGTGAAGGTCCAGATCATTATATGACTAATCCACGTCTGATAACCAGCACTTTACCAGCTGAAAATATTTATCTCCAAATGAATTCTGCTTGAACACAAGAATACACAATGACTTCTGAGTGACTTTTGTACTAATGCCGTGGGACTTTGGTTAACTGCTACAGTGGGAAGATGACCCCAGGCCCAGAGACCACATTGGTAACGTTGGCCTGGTTGGGGTTGTAACCATGGTGACCCAGTCTCAGGCAGGAAATGACATTCTCTTTGGTGCACTGGGTTATAGGTCCTCTCGTTTACACCCGCAGCACAGTTTTACAATGCCAGTCGctttgaacacatttttttttttatctggagaactttttattatattctcGAAATGTTCGCCTAAGGAGAATGGTCGTGGGTCAGTTTTCCTTAGTTATCACTGTCAGGCGGATTCTCATTCCTCCCCATCTCATGGACAAACACATCCCTGCCTCACAACGCATAAGATGCAGTAGAAATGACAATGTGACCCTTATGAAACGTCATTACATGCGTGAAGCGGCAGAGCTGAATAAATCACAGGGGAGGGAGAACGGGTTTTGGTAATCAGGGTTGATGGTCCAGAAGAAGATGGACCTGGATGACGCGCTCTTCCTGCCTGGGGATTATGTGTGAGGTGACGATGGAAGATGTGGCACTCCAGCAGGCCACTCTGGTCTGTACTCCAAGTTCCCTCCATACTTTTCCCTCCATCACTTTCTATTCCACTGGTGAGGGACAAGGACGAGGAATGTCGGGGCTGAACGCACCACCACAGACCCATGGAGTGCAAGCTTTACACCATGCCACAATCTCTTCACGTTGTGCACTGCGCGTGGACACTCAGCCTCACGCCACAAAAGTTTCTATCTGAAGCGCAGTAAGCTGTGAACTTTGTACACCTATCACAGCCACCTTTTGCTTTTGCACACCCcaaacacaatatatatatatacactttaACCCCACATTGCATTGTATTGCATTTACTATATTCAGTCAtatttactgttattattattatttaaattttgtgATCATTGGTGCCACCATTCATTTCAGGATGGCAgagtaggtggcgctgtacaccAAGCATGTACTgtgctgtcatttacattttacatttacagcatttatcagacgccctcatccagaacgacttacaatctgtagttacagggacagtcccccctggagcaacttagggttaagtgtcttgctcagggacacaatggtagtaagtgggatttgaacctgggtcttctggttcacaggtgagtgtgttacccactaggctactatcacccccTGTCAACAGTGCAGATCATCAAATCCTAAATTAGCACAAAGAGAGGTTTAGAAAGACATGTTAGGTTGTAAAATAGGGCCCACGATGTTTTCCATGGGTGAAGTGATCGATTGGGACTTCATTCGGCATAATTCCTTTGCTTTTATGTGAATTTGATGAGCTATTTGTAAACGTTTTATATTATCGCGATTGTTTCCATCAGCTAGTCTCACTGTACTTATTTTTGCAGAATAAGATAGAGGATGAATATGCCAAAGGCCTGCTCCGACTGTCTCAGGTTCCGCTAGCTGCACAGGAGGAAGGGTGAGTCTTTGATTTCAGAGGAGGCTAACAATGATCTAGGACATGACAtagatggtttgtggtgagcttTTAGCACCGAGCAGTCACAGTAGTTCttatttattcaaaaacaaCTTACTACCTACCTGGTCTTCATATCAGCCAAACGTCACTGCAGTCATCTTCAAACTGAAACtcggatgctttttttttctcttgttatGTGGCAAAACCAGATCTCAGCAGATTGAGCAAGAACGAGCAGATTCTCATCCCAACTGAATCATTCAATAAATCACCCATTGGTCAATCGCTCAATCCGACCTTGAGGGCATTTCTGGCTTGGAGCGCTGAGTAACGCTGAACGGAGCAATCTGATGGATGCATGTTTCTGTCCGTGCTGGAATTAAGGCCCTGGGAGTAAAATCACCCGTAGAGAACTCTGCACTTTTACATGGTTTATGCATCTGGGTGTATCGGTTCCAGAAATCAACCGATGACAGCCatgtggagatttttttttttttgtgatgttgaTTAGACATACTGAGGCATGgcattgtgtgtttattaagTTTTCTGGCTCGTGCCGATTTTTATGAATAATGCGGGCAAAATGTATGTTCCGCGTTAAGGTGACACGAGTCCCTGTCAATTGCTACAGTGGCAGTTGACAGAGAGGGCCTATTGTTTAATATAGAATCGAGATTATGCAACAGAGCTCCGCCCACACAGGACACAAGGCACAATGACAACATTGTGTTCCACCTCAGCCTGGCTTTGTTGCAGTCAGGGACAGTCGGTGTTGTGTGCGCTGGCTGCTGTGGCCATGTCCTCGGGCACTTGTTGATTCCTGAATTTGCCATTTGTGCGTCCGCAGTGGAGGGACCTTGCGGGGTGACCTTTCAGCAGCTTGCCGCTGTCCGCATTGACACAATCCTTTATGAACAAATTCCCGTGAGGTGCCAAGCAAACAAGATTCAATACACAAAGTTACAGTACATTTTACCCTTTTTACCAggagcccttatccagagcgccttaccaccagtagttacagggacagtccccctggagagacttatatgtcttgctcaggacacagTGGTAAGTGAATAGAAgttaaagtggagtgattgtcacttgtgatacacagcagcacagcacacggtgcacacagtgaaatttgtcctcctcagtggcacctcagtggcaccttggcggatcaggattcgaaccggcaaccacttccttaaccgctaggccaccactgcccctaactaCTGTGTGTAGTACTTAAACTGGCAAGTAAAGACGTCTTCTACACTGGGCAGGGAGAAATTGTAAAGCGCTGAGACAAATGATGGAGAACGTACATGCAGAGCACATATATGCAGGAGATGACGAAGGAGGCGTCCCTACAGCAGACCTGCAGCAGGCAGGAGGTCCTCACCACCGCCTCTCTGTTTCAGGACGCTGGGGGAGGCCTGGGCCCAGGTTAAGAAGAGCCTGGCAGACGAGGCGGAGGTCCACCTGAAGTTTTCCTCCAAGGTGAGTGAACCCACGTACAGGGTCCCAGCCTGGGAAGGCCCCACtcaaacatttttacactgGATCTTGTATCAGGAACACATTTGATGAATCGAAGACCCCGTCCACACTGTTCAGGGGCCGAaaacgggttccagagtgaacTTTTTGGGGAAAACGCTGACGTATTAACCAAACCACCCGTGACAGATCTATAGGCTGTAGCAGTGCATTTGGTtagaattaaaaacacatttagcaGGCAGCATGGGTCACACAGTGCTGGACATTGAGGACTGGACATTCGGTACACATGACCATTTAACCCCGACTTTGTTCGCCCGCCTCATGCGTCTTTGTTGAAGGCTGGCCGCTTTGTACATATGTTCTGGTTCTCTTTTCCTTCCCCAGTTTCTCTTTGTTTGCCTGTAAATGAAGCCAACATTTGTTGTTTCCACTGCAGCGTAGCGTGTAAAACATCAGCACCGGCCTTATTACCGCTGCCTGTCATATTTCACACCAGATCACTAGTAGGGAATTCAGCAGACTGGCTGCGAATCACAGTGTCCTACGAATTTCAGACTCGCGgcaggtactttttttttttttttcgttatgagggtgtgtgcacatgcctgctgtgtgtgtgtgtgtgtgtgtgtgtgtgtgtgtgtgtgtgtgtgtgtctctggatGTGGAACATTCTGGAGCACAGCTGGGGTGCGGAGGGTGGGGTGGAGAGTGTGTgttacagacaggaagtcctggaAGACCAGATGTACGGCTGTGGTCCCCAGAGGCCAGTCTTTCTAGAGCCAAActcaaaaaatgacattttgtatgcatgtttttttgcaaaaagtcAAGATTAAGctctaaatataaaaacatattgtTGCATAACATGTAGCAGATTGTCGTGTATATTTAAAGAAAGGTTGAAGGTTGATTTGTAGGTGATACCcactaggtagtagcctagtgggtaacacactcgcctaggaaccagaagacccaggttcaaatcccgcttactaccattgtgtccctgagcaagacacttaaccccaagttgctccaaggggggactgtccctgtaactactgattgtacgttgctctggattTATAATGGactgtgtgtgcacattaaAAAGTTCTAAATCATAATCACACGCGCTCATAATCTGATGCAGCAGTAAATGATTACAGCGCACCCTGGTGGAGGTTTTACACTCTGCAATGCAGTCTCAATGTGAATTTTCTCATTTTCCATTCAGCTGCACAGCGAGGTGGAGAAGCCGCTGCTGACGTTCCGCGACAGTTTTAAAAAAGACATGAAGAAGTTCGACCATAGCATCACGGACTTGCGGAAGCAGCTGGCCGGCTGCTACACGGCTGTGGAGAAGGTAGGCCTTCGCCAGATTAAGACTGAGGTGTGGACTCTTTCAACGTAAACCTGGAGAACATTCCCGTTTTTTTATGACTTACTCCTAGTTACATTTCCATTTAGTTAGATTTATTGTGCTGTGTAGTTTGTGCTGTGTAGTTCTTAGCCGGGCCGCATCTTTTTTCAGGCTCGTAAAGCTCTGGCTGAACGGCAAAAAGACCTGGACCTGAAGacgctgcagctggagacaaaACTCAGTACCAAGGTGGAGGAGGAAATCAGAAAGGCTCGCAGGAAGTCCACACAAGCAGGTGAGCTTCTTATCTGTGGGAGTCTGACTTGTCTGACattgttttgttgttgctgttgtcttTCTTTATGTacatataagataagataagataagataagataagatgatcctttatcattcccacaagtgagaaatttacattgtcatggcaggaagtggacagtacaaggtaagagcagcaaaaaacaatagTACAGACACAATGTccactgtataatataaaagttcaatgTACAactaagcaaataaatagtcatagaatagaaaaaataaaacagtcaaaTTTGAGTTGTAAGAATAAAAATATGTcgatatatacataaaatatatatttgcataagTACACTGTGGGTAGacatacacatattgcaccTGAGAGAAGTtgagatcgggattcgaaccggcaaccttctgattacggggccgcttcctcaaccgct
Encoded proteins:
- the LOC114772852 gene encoding growth arrest-specific protein 7-like — encoded protein: MTRSSCLGIMCEVTMEDVALQQATLNKIEDEYAKGLLRLSQVPLAAQEEGTLGEAWAQVKKSLADEAEVHLKFSSKLHSEVEKPLLTFRDSFKKDMKKFDHSITDLRKQLAGCYTAVEKARKALAERQKDLDLKTLQLETKLSTKVEEEIRKARRKSTQAGDELMRCVDLYNQAQSKWFEEMVTTSLELERLEVERIEMIRQHLCQYTTLRHETDMFNQSTMQPVDHLLHTVDPAKDRELWVKEHMTGSVRPVNMEI